A window of the Phaseolus vulgaris cultivar G19833 chromosome 5, P. vulgaris v2.0, whole genome shotgun sequence genome harbors these coding sequences:
- the LOC137833997 gene encoding uncharacterized protein, producing MEWFVSLPEGHITSFPQFSKLFTEQYIVNKAPAVVSYDLFDVRQYQGESLKDYLNRFGAQVVRLPSKDENMMVHAFKKGVLPGPSSESLIRSHPSSFAEIRRRAVAHIMAETEVSEKRGSAAPPRPRGGQGKPQQPARVHEAKEGKKVQGKHRPYAPAKDQGRGRAKENNAPPRYNFLVGLADLIALPAVAARLRVPEKTDKVLGRKKNEWCEFHQAFGHTLHSCLALGHQLAELVKSGFLANYLREPQGDRASGSQAGEQQHEVPVHGEVHTITGGFSGGGCTASQRRRYAWSVMAVDSVDEGDQVEVRGYIELRMTFTDGTAARTERIKYLVVNAPSAYNFLLGRPTLNRLGAVPSTRHMKLKLPSMEGTVITNPAR from the exons ATGGAATGGTTCGTGAGCCTGCCCGAAGGTCATATCACGTCCTTCCCTCAGTTTTCGAAACTCTTCACCGAGCAATACATCGTTAACaaagcacctgcagtggtgtcatacgactTGTTCGATGTACGCCAGTACCAAGGTGAGTCattgaaagactacctcaaccgctttggagcacaagtggtcaGATTGCCCAGCAAGGATGAGAATATGATGGTgcacgcattcaagaagggagTCCTGCCTGGTCCCTCTAGTGAGTCTCttatcaggagccatcccagctcCTTCGCGGAAATCCGGCgacgcgcggtggcgcacataatGGCAGAAAcggaggtttctgagaaaagaggaagtgctgcaccaccgaGACCGCGCGGAGGACAAGGGAAGCCACAGCAGCCAGCCAGGGTGCATGAGGCGAAGGAGGGAAAGAAGGTGCAGGGGAAACATCGTCCTTATGCACCCGCGAAGGACCAGGGAAGGGGGCGCGCAAAGGAGAACAatgcacccccgagatacaatTTCCTGGTagggttggcggacctgatcgccctCCCTGCCGTAGCTGCGAGACTTCGAGTACCGGaaaagacagataaggtactcggaaggaagaagaatgagtggtgtgagtttcatcaggcctttggccacacactccaCTCATGTTTGGcattgggacaccaactggcggAATTGGTAAAATCTGGATTCCTGGCaaattacctgcgtgagccgcagggtgatcgcgcatcGGGGTCCCAGGCAGGTGAACAGCAGCACGAAGTTCCTGTTCACGGGGAGGTGCACACGATCACTGGAGGCTTCTCCGGTGGGGGGTGTACCGCATCGCAAAGAAGAAGGTATGCGTGGTCCGTTATGGCCGTGGACTCGGTAGACGAAG gggatcaggtagaggtgcggggatatATTGAGCTGAGAATGACGTTCACCGATGGGACGGCAGCCCGCACcgaaaggataaagtacttggtggtgaacgccccttctgcgtacaacttCTTGTTagggaggccaacactcaataggttgggtGCAGTGCCatcaacaaggcacatgaagctgaagctgccgtcgatggaggggacggTGATAACTAATCCTGCccgttga